From the Pseudomonadota bacterium genome, one window contains:
- a CDS encoding divergent polysaccharide deacetylase family protein encodes MSPPAFAAVLLVLAIGGVLAWLALSADKSSEPSGSDVDAMVTVHLEGEEPKAADAPTSDPDVPEASEANAATAEKADEETKPAAVPELANDAGAKKAAAPQYAAIAAPRGPIQQTIALALPDPALLQETSRGALPIIGPDGREPWRVYGRSVGPASGLPRLAIIVSGLGLSADATLRAIRLPKEVTLSFTPYGSDLEADVAAAREAGHEVLMDLPMEPISYPADDPGPHTLLTSLNPSDNIARLDWLLGRFKGYVGVINHMGSRFTASPDPLRPILRALKERGLMFVDSRSTSKSIAGGLAGQMQLPRAINDRFLDHEPTRGAIDQSFAAAEGDARARGIALVVARPFPVTLERMAEWLPVLESRGIEIVPITAVADKQANR; translated from the coding sequence GTGAGCCCCCCGGCGTTCGCGGCGGTCTTGCTTGTCTTGGCGATCGGCGGCGTGCTGGCCTGGCTCGCTTTGAGCGCCGATAAATCTTCCGAGCCGTCCGGCAGCGACGTGGACGCAATGGTGACCGTTCACCTGGAGGGCGAAGAACCCAAAGCGGCCGATGCGCCAACATCCGATCCTGATGTGCCAGAGGCGTCGGAAGCTAACGCGGCAACGGCAGAGAAAGCTGACGAAGAGACGAAACCTGCTGCCGTGCCGGAGCTTGCCAACGATGCCGGCGCGAAAAAAGCGGCAGCCCCGCAATATGCCGCCATCGCCGCACCGCGAGGACCGATCCAACAGACCATAGCGCTCGCCCTCCCAGATCCCGCACTCCTGCAGGAAACCAGCCGAGGCGCCTTGCCCATTATCGGCCCCGATGGGCGCGAGCCGTGGCGCGTGTATGGTCGTTCCGTCGGGCCGGCAAGCGGTTTGCCGCGCCTGGCTATCATTGTTTCGGGCCTCGGGCTTTCAGCCGATGCCACCCTCCGCGCCATCCGCTTGCCGAAAGAAGTGACGCTGTCCTTCACGCCCTATGGCTCTGATTTGGAAGCCGATGTGGCGGCGGCCCGCGAGGCGGGCCATGAAGTACTGATGGATTTGCCGATGGAGCCGATCTCCTATCCGGCCGATGATCCGGGTCCGCACACGCTTCTCACCTCGCTCAATCCGAGCGATAATATCGCCCGCCTTGATTGGCTGCTCGGTCGCTTCAAAGGCTATGTCGGCGTGATCAATCATATGGGCTCGCGCTTTACTGCCTCGCCCGATCCTCTCCGCCCGATCCTCCGCGCGCTCAAGGAGCGCGGCCTGATGTTTGTCGACAGCCGCTCGACCAGCAAGAGCATTGCCGGCGGCTTGGCCGGGCAAATGCAATTGCCGCGCGCGATCAACGACCGCTTCCTCGATCACGAACCGACGCGCGGCGCGATCGATCAATCGTTCGCCGCGGCCGAGGGCGATGCGCGCGCGCGTGGCATCGCTCTGGTTGTGGCGCGCCCCTTCCCGGTCACCCTCGAGCGCATGGCGGAGTGGCTGCCGGTGCTTGAATCGCGCGGCATTGAAATCGTGCCGATCACCGCCGTTGCCGACAAACAGGCCAATCGATGA
- a CDS encoding RNA pyrophosphohydrolase encodes MNDASHNPLASSSPDTAPVAAPVAALEYRPAVGIILLNSTQLVWVGRRFGVTAEAWQMPQGGIDAGETPEAAALRELTEETGVTSDLTEVIAVSRGWHCYDVPPEMTKLAWGGRFKGQRQKWYVIRFHGHDSDIDIATAEPEFSEWRWSSAADLTRHIVDFKRPLYTALVEEFSAFL; translated from the coding sequence ATGAACGATGCATCGCACAATCCGCTGGCCAGCTCGTCTCCGGATACGGCACCAGTTGCGGCACCAGTAGCGGCATTGGAGTACCGTCCGGCCGTCGGCATTATTCTGCTCAATTCAACTCAGCTTGTCTGGGTCGGGCGGCGTTTTGGCGTCACCGCAGAGGCCTGGCAGATGCCGCAGGGTGGTATCGATGCCGGCGAAACGCCAGAGGCAGCGGCGTTGCGCGAATTGACGGAAGAAACCGGCGTCACCTCCGATCTCACGGAAGTTATTGCCGTTTCACGCGGTTGGCACTGCTACGACGTACCGCCGGAGATGACAAAATTGGCTTGGGGCGGGCGTTTCAAGGGACAGCGCCAAAAATGGTATGTCATCCGCTTTCATGGCCATGACAGCGATATCGATATCGCCACGGCAGAGCCGGAATTTTCCGAATGGCGCTGGTCTTCGGCGGCGGACCTAACGCGCCATATCGTCGACTTCAAGCGTCCGCTCTACACCGCGCTGGTCGAGGAATTCTCTGCTTTTTTGTAG